A region of Pristis pectinata isolate sPriPec2 chromosome 24, sPriPec2.1.pri, whole genome shotgun sequence DNA encodes the following proteins:
- the LOC127582640 gene encoding ubiquitin domain-containing protein TINCR-like has translation MNMVQRLLSHWVRTELGVQLPDSQQLVTVRVRPNDTIKHIRLHLVRQGVTSWKMSFTYKGRELGENETLEESNITSGAVLVLVKDGHSPPSTVLLVSLTHLPYLCENPRRSCGERCWWMTVEMGDDLSGCSFLCHKLC, from the exons ATGAACATGGTGCAGAGACTGCTCTCTCACTGGGTCAGAACGGAGCTCGGGGTCCAGCTCCCGGATAGTCAACAGTTGGTCACggtcagggtgaggccaaatgacACAATAAAACACATCCGTCTCCACCTGGTCAGACAGGGAGTCACCTCCTGGAAGATGAGCTTCACTTATAAAGGCCGAGAACTCGGAGAAAATGAGACGCTGGAAGAGAGTAACATCACCTCGGGGGCAGTTCTGGTGTTGGTGAAGGACGGCCACTCCCCACCCTCAACG GTGTTGCTGGTCTCACTGAcacatctgccttacctgtgtGAAAACCCAAGACGTTCATGTGGAGAGCGGTGTTGGTGGATGACGGTTGAAATGGGGGATGATCTGAGTGGTTGCTCCTTTCTCTGCCACAAGCTTTGCTGA